Proteins from a genomic interval of Medicago truncatula cultivar Jemalong A17 chromosome 3, MtrunA17r5.0-ANR, whole genome shotgun sequence:
- the LOC11441062 gene encoding DNA polymerase epsilon subunit C: MILYDKRNELGIVIATVMGEEEEKTLSFEPEFPKSRVKKIITLDKDVKRVSSEALFLVSRSTELFLQLLAEKSAEVAIEKKRKTVKLEHMRIAVKRNRPISDFLLDSLPVPSETVKSDKPAAVVDRPKSVSVGTRRIDQIFRKSGGDVEAQAQAQAPAPEPEPEPEPEPMEEA; the protein is encoded by the coding sequence ATGATATTATATGATAAGAGAAATGAATTGGGAATTGTAATTGCTACGGTTAtgggtgaagaagaagagaaaacgCTGTCGTTTGAACCAGAGTTTCCGAAGAGTAGAGTGAAGAAGATAATCACTCTGGACAAAGACGTGAAGAGGGTGAGTTCAGAAGCTTTGTTCTTGGTGTCACGGTCTACGGAGCTTTTTTTACAGTTACTTGCTGAAAAGTCTGCGGAAGTTGCTATTGAGAAGAAGCGCAAGACGGTGAAGCTTGAACATATGAGAATCGCGGTGAAGAGAAACCGTCCAATAAGTGATTTTCTACTCGATTCGCTTCCGGTGCCGTCTGAAACTGTGAAATCTGATAAACCAGCGGCGGTTGTGGATCGGCCTAAATCCGTTTCGGTTGGTACTCGCCGCATCGATCAGATCTTCCGAAAGTCTGGAGGCGACGTTGAAGCTCAAGCGCAAGCGCAAGCACCAGCGCCGGAACCTGAACCTGAACCAGAACCAGAACCCATGGAGGAGGCATAG